The proteins below come from a single Arthrobacter sp. B1I2 genomic window:
- a CDS encoding alpha/beta fold hydrolase, translating into MAFITVGTENSTDVELYYEDHGSGQPVVLIHGYPLDGSSWEKQTAALLDAGYRVITYDRRGFGKSSKTAEGYDYDTFAADLNTLLTTLDLNDVVLVGFSMGTGEVGRYLGTYGSARVARAAFLGSLEPFLLKTDDNPDGVPQDVFDGLKEAVTADPYAFLAGFFKNFYNSDTFLGTPRLSQEAVNASWNVAAGAGATALVAAQATWLTDFRQDIPKIDVPALIVHGTADNILPIDSTGRLFAKALPDAEYVEIESAPHGLLWTHAAEVNEALLGFLSK; encoded by the coding sequence ATGGCTTTCATCACCGTAGGTACTGAGAACAGCACTGACGTCGAGCTCTACTACGAGGACCACGGCTCCGGCCAGCCCGTCGTGCTGATCCATGGCTACCCGCTGGACGGATCCTCCTGGGAAAAGCAGACCGCGGCCCTGCTGGACGCCGGCTACCGGGTCATCACCTATGACCGCCGTGGCTTCGGCAAGTCCAGCAAAACTGCTGAAGGCTACGACTACGACACTTTCGCGGCGGACCTCAACACCCTGCTCACCACCCTGGACCTGAACGACGTGGTGCTGGTGGGCTTCTCCATGGGTACCGGCGAGGTGGGCCGCTACCTTGGCACCTACGGTTCCGCCCGGGTAGCCCGGGCCGCGTTCCTCGGTTCCCTGGAGCCGTTCCTGCTCAAGACCGATGACAACCCCGACGGTGTCCCGCAGGACGTATTCGACGGGCTCAAGGAAGCGGTCACGGCCGACCCCTACGCGTTCCTGGCAGGCTTTTTCAAGAACTTCTACAACTCCGATACCTTCCTGGGCACCCCGCGCCTGAGCCAGGAAGCCGTCAATGCCAGCTGGAACGTGGCCGCCGGAGCGGGGGCCACCGCCTTGGTGGCCGCCCAGGCCACCTGGCTCACGGACTTCCGGCAGGACATTCCCAAGATCGATGTTCCGGCCCTGATCGTGCACGGCACCGCCGACAACATCCTTCCCATCGATTCCACCGGCCGGCTGTTCGCAAAGGCCCTGCCGGACGCGGAGTACGTGGAAATCGAGAGCGCCCCGCACGGCCTGCTGTGGACGCATGCCGCCGAGGTCAATGAGGCCCTGCTCGGCTTCCTGTCAAAGTAG
- a CDS encoding carbohydrate-binding domain-containing protein, translating to MKKLRTSLSVAALALSLGLAGCSTPSTTAGTASSVGGTSSTAAAGATAAVALDTLDTLAEDTHYDADDLTWDASSEVAVTLADGATVASGSDAVKVDGDTVTISAAGTYRLSGSLANGRIVVAAGESDTVRIILDGARISNSSGSPFVVQSADEAILYLADCTTSSLSDASTYADQGTDAPNAALYSKADLTIAGSGSLAVEGNFNDGISSKDGLVLASGNVTVKAADDGIVGKDYAVLLDGAYQVTAGDDGFKSDNDQDEGRGWVLVNGGTLNVSAADDGVKAYNTLTIAGGTTTVAKSEEGLEAQHIVVSGGTTTVTSNDDGVNASGGSSSSSGGGMGGGGMEVGDYSVDVTGGVLTINAQGDGLDSNGNASISGGTVMVNGPTGNNNGALDVNGELAVTGGTIAAAGSSGMVVTPSDSSTQSGVQVTLGSSVPAGTVIQLADSAGKVVAAFTTTKAAASLVFSSPDIIKGQQYTVYTGGTATAAAGLGGGSLDGATQVGTVTAGQYTAAQGPGGGGGPRG from the coding sequence ATGAAAAAGCTCCGCACCTCCCTGTCCGTGGCTGCCCTGGCCCTCTCGCTTGGCCTGGCAGGCTGCTCCACACCCAGCACCACCGCAGGCACTGCCTCAAGCGTGGGCGGCACCTCGTCCACCGCTGCAGCCGGCGCTACTGCCGCCGTCGCCCTGGACACCCTGGACACCCTGGCGGAGGACACCCACTACGACGCCGACGACCTCACCTGGGATGCTTCCAGCGAAGTGGCCGTGACCCTTGCGGACGGCGCCACCGTTGCCTCGGGATCGGACGCCGTGAAGGTGGACGGCGACACGGTCACCATCAGCGCCGCGGGCACCTACAGGCTCAGCGGTTCCCTGGCCAACGGCCGCATTGTGGTGGCCGCCGGCGAGAGCGACACCGTCCGCATCATCCTCGACGGCGCGCGCATCTCGAACTCCAGCGGCTCGCCGTTCGTGGTCCAGAGCGCCGACGAGGCCATCCTCTACCTGGCGGACTGCACCACCAGCTCGCTCAGCGACGCTTCCACCTACGCGGACCAAGGCACCGATGCACCCAACGCCGCGCTGTACTCCAAGGCTGACCTGACCATCGCGGGCAGCGGATCCCTGGCAGTGGAGGGCAACTTCAACGACGGCATCTCGTCCAAGGACGGGCTGGTCCTCGCGTCGGGCAACGTCACCGTAAAGGCGGCCGACGACGGAATCGTGGGCAAGGACTACGCGGTCCTACTGGACGGCGCCTACCAGGTCACCGCCGGGGACGACGGCTTCAAATCCGACAACGACCAGGATGAAGGCCGCGGCTGGGTCCTGGTCAACGGCGGCACCCTGAACGTCTCCGCCGCGGATGACGGGGTCAAGGCCTACAACACGCTGACCATAGCCGGCGGCACCACAACTGTGGCGAAGTCCGAGGAGGGCCTGGAGGCCCAGCACATCGTGGTGTCCGGCGGCACCACCACCGTCACTTCCAACGACGACGGCGTGAACGCCTCGGGCGGTTCTTCCTCCTCCAGCGGTGGCGGCATGGGCGGCGGAGGCATGGAAGTGGGCGACTACAGCGTGGACGTCACCGGGGGCGTCCTGACGATCAACGCGCAGGGCGACGGCCTCGACTCCAATGGCAACGCCAGCATCTCGGGCGGCACCGTTATGGTCAACGGCCCCACCGGCAACAACAACGGCGCCCTTGATGTCAACGGCGAGCTGGCCGTGACGGGCGGAACCATTGCCGCCGCCGGCAGTTCGGGCATGGTGGTGACCCCCAGTGATTCCTCCACACAGTCCGGTGTCCAGGTGACCCTTGGCTCGTCGGTTCCGGCCGGGACCGTGATCCAGCTTGCCGATTCCGCCGGCAAGGTGGTGGCGGCCTTCACCACCACCAAGGCCGCAGCCTCGCTGGTGTTCTCCTCGCCGGACATCATCAAGGGCCAGCAGTACACCGTATACACCGGCGGCACGGCCACCGCGGCCGCGGGCCTCGGCGGTGGCAGCCTGGACGGGGCCACGCAAGTGGGGACGGTGACGGCAGGCCAGTACACCGCGGCGCAGGGCCCGGGCGGTGGTGGTGGACCGCGTGGGTGA
- a CDS encoding polyphosphate polymerase domain-containing protein: MSAAVGTAVDHLRFLPPVSLEELNAQAALQTRVDRKYIVPLELAGQLLASVRTGMRVLDMDGSRSFAYDSVYFDTANLDSYLLAAHGRRRRYKIRTRTYVDSALSFLEVKTEGSREATVKERIPSRLEDRARLTPEGLAYILETFGASGIKVPALPLEPVLETRYRRTTLYLPESGSRATIDTEVTWQRPGHESWVLHRAVILETKSGSTAGPLDRHLWAAGVRPSRISKFATGMAALRPGLPANRWNRTLRHMALRPMPRAA, translated from the coding sequence ATGAGCGCCGCCGTGGGCACCGCCGTCGACCATCTCCGCTTCCTTCCCCCCGTCAGCCTGGAGGAACTGAACGCCCAGGCGGCACTGCAGACCCGGGTAGACCGGAAGTACATTGTTCCGTTGGAGCTGGCCGGCCAACTCCTGGCCTCTGTCCGCACCGGCATGCGCGTCCTGGACATGGACGGCTCCCGCAGCTTCGCCTACGACTCCGTGTACTTCGATACCGCCAACCTGGACAGTTACCTGCTGGCCGCACACGGCAGGCGCCGCCGCTACAAGATCCGCACCAGGACCTATGTGGACAGCGCGCTGAGCTTCCTGGAGGTGAAAACCGAGGGGTCGCGCGAGGCCACGGTCAAGGAACGCATCCCGTCCCGGCTCGAAGACCGGGCCCGGCTGACGCCCGAGGGGCTGGCCTACATCTTGGAAACGTTCGGCGCATCGGGGATTAAGGTACCCGCGCTTCCGCTGGAACCCGTACTGGAAACCCGCTACCGGCGCACAACGCTGTACCTGCCGGAGTCGGGCAGCCGCGCCACGATCGACACTGAGGTGACCTGGCAGCGCCCCGGCCACGAGTCCTGGGTCCTGCACCGCGCCGTCATCCTGGAAACCAAGTCAGGCTCCACGGCCGGCCCGCTGGACCGGCACCTCTGGGCTGCCGGTGTCAGGCCTTCCCGGATCTCCAAGTTCGCTACCGGAATGGCGGCCCTCCGGCCCGGACTTCCCGCCAACCGCTGGAACCGGACACTGCGCCATATGGCACTCCGGCCCATGCCCCGGGCCGCCTGA
- a CDS encoding DUF4956 domain-containing protein: MNSLPFIVADLAAISILTFALYLRRHRRRDLVVSYLGMNVGVLAVATALSGSAAGLGLGLGLFGVLSIIRLRSTELAQHEVAYYFSALALGLIAGLGIEPLWLTLSLMGLILLVMFIGDHPRVLPAYRHQTVILDRAISEDGELHARLEEVLHGKVHSATISELDLVNDKTIVDVRFAYAPAAFPAAPLTAPAYAAPSPAPAPAAAVEPARAVEPAAAQTGAA, translated from the coding sequence ATGAACTCGCTTCCTTTCATCGTCGCGGACCTCGCGGCCATCAGCATCCTCACCTTCGCCCTGTACCTGCGCCGGCACCGCCGCCGCGACTTGGTGGTGTCCTACCTGGGGATGAACGTCGGCGTCCTGGCCGTGGCCACGGCCCTCTCCGGTTCCGCGGCAGGCCTGGGCCTGGGACTGGGACTCTTCGGCGTCCTGTCCATCATCCGGCTCCGTTCCACCGAACTGGCCCAGCACGAGGTTGCCTACTACTTCTCGGCCCTGGCCCTGGGCCTCATCGCCGGACTGGGCATCGAACCGTTGTGGCTGACGCTGTCCCTGATGGGACTGATCCTGCTGGTGATGTTCATCGGCGACCATCCGCGGGTGCTGCCGGCCTACCGGCACCAGACGGTGATCCTGGACCGCGCCATTTCCGAAGACGGCGAACTTCACGCCCGGCTGGAAGAGGTGCTCCACGGGAAGGTCCACTCGGCCACCATCTCCGAACTGGACCTGGTCAATGACAAAACCATCGTGGATGTGCGGTTCGCCTACGCCCCGGCCGCATTCCCCGCCGCGCCCCTGACGGCCCCCGCCTACGCCGCCCCCTCCCCCGCCCCGGCACCCGCCGCTGCCGTTGAACCAGCCCGCGCCGTTGAACCAGCCGCTGCGCAGACCGGTGCGGCATGA